DNA sequence from the Bacteroidota bacterium genome:
ACCAAAAATAACAACCATCACAAGCATACCCGGTTGAAAACCATCTATCATTATAATGGAGTACACTGCTCCTATCAGATCAAAGAACAGACCGGCATACGCCCATTCTTTAATTTTTTTGAACGCGGGAATAAGTATGGCCACGGCACCCAATAGCTTTGCCACTCCGATAAAGGGAATAAAATAAACCGGGTAATTTAAATGTATCATAAACTTTATCGCGTCATCAGCCATTAATATATCGGGGATAGCCGAAAAAGTCATAAAGGCTGCGAATAAAATTGTTGTTGTCCAG
Encoded proteins:
- a CDS encoding DoxX family protein gives rise to the protein MKTTKIIYWTTTILFAAFMTFSAIPDILMADDAIKFMIHLNYPVYFIPFIGVAKLLGAVAILIPAFKKIKEWAYAGLFFDLIGAVYSIIMIDGFQPGMLVMVVIFGIAITSYIYNQKYHADSTA